The nucleotide window CGCTGGACAGCGTGATTGCCGCCCGCCTGATGCAGCTGGCACTGGAAGCGGCCCGTCAGGTTATTGGCCAGGCGCCGCACGTGGACGGTACCGCCCTGCTGCGTCAGATTCAGGGCATGATCCAGCAGGAACCGATGTTCAGCGGCAAACCTACGCTGCGGGTTCACCCCGACGATCTGCAGCGTGTTGAGCAGACGTTAGGCGCAACCTTAAGCCTGCACGGCTGGCGCCTGATGGCTGACAGCACCATCCATCCAGGCGGCTGCAAAGTCAGCGCGGAAGATGGCGACCTGGATGCCAGCATCGCTACGCGCTGGCATGAACTCTGCCGTCTTGCCGCACCTGGAGAACTTTAATGACCACTCGTCTTTCACGCTGGTTAGGCTCGCTTGATGCCTTCGAGCAGCGTTTATCGCAGCTGCCGGAAGTGCGACGTTATG belongs to Erwinia pyri and includes:
- the fliH gene encoding flagellar assembly protein FliH translates to MSDKSSLPWQRWQPNDLGQLNKPLVEELVQPEQPEDPFNQQQFELEQLQHQVRNEAQGLGYAEGQQRGFAEGQKAGYDAGFQQGLAEAQQQQAPLQARMQQLVSEFHHTLEALDSVIAARLMQLALEAARQVIGQAPHVDGTALLRQIQGMIQQEPMFSGKPTLRVHPDDLQRVEQTLGATLSLHGWRLMADSTIHPGGCKVSAEDGDLDASIATRWHELCRLAAPGEL